Below is a genomic region from Miscanthus floridulus cultivar M001 chromosome 1, ASM1932011v1, whole genome shotgun sequence.
AGATGGGGAGAGTGAGAGCGGTCAATACCGGTCAACACGGAGACCTGTTTTGTCTCAATACCCATGGGCAACTGGGTCATTTCCCATgtccgaccccacatgtcaggccTCCCAAACAGCGAAAAACAAGCGGAGAGGCGACGGAATGGCTTGGGCGAAAGAAGTTTCCAAACCCAGGGACGACAGTGATAGACCCAACTTTATAGGGGCATTGACGATTaggccatcttttttaatggcactggCGTAaaaggctctacaagcaaagcacaagcgaaagtaaaaaactttcatactcacaggagtagctgtagctgcaggacgcggtttgtagagatgtcctggtttgtaagcatcgtacgtgacaatgtgcacgaaatcttctgaaatttttatcatagcctccgcatatgatatcacgacatctcaacaagtttcatgattttcggacttcgtttgctttttatagaatttaaaaacacttcgcacgcaagttcgcggtcatgtttcgtgaacaagatgtccgaaatttcaggtccattcctggatacggcctcacactacactcagtaacatgactatcattttttgaatcattaaattctattattcgtaccacgtgcagttcaaaattatatttttcgaaaaaattcaagtaaatgaaataaagtaactaaatatatcaaaaagccataaaaaatccctaaattctaactaggagttcctggtgctttaaaagggctgcacaaaaaatttggaggaaaaaaaaacctttgccgagtgtcggggcatggcactcggcaaagggggtctttgccgagtgtcacgaataagacactcggcaaagagggttttgattttttttaaaaaaaattcctctttgccgagtgccttcacaggacactcggcaaagacatttaaaaaaaataaatctttgccgagtgccgtgctaggggcactcggcaaagtatttaaaaaaaatttgccgagtgccagatctgggacactcggcaaaaaaatttaaatctttgccgagtgccagatctgagacactcggcaaagaattttttttaaaaattaaatctttgccgagtgcctaacagcaggcactcgcaaagaaggacgtggccgaacaccgttacgcgggtcatcctatgccgagtgccacgcttttgccgagagtctagcactcggcaaagaagtcctttgtcgagtgtatttttttgccgagtgcccggcactcggcaaagaactctttgtCGGCAAAGAaggtatttgccgagtgcagcactcggcaaataaggtcTTTGTCGAGCGCccgatttttaacactcggcaaagaattttacactcggcaaagtctctgtttccggtAGTGGAAGTATAGGATCAGTGTGCACTGACCACGCTGAACTTGGTCTTGCctcaagatggcaacgggtacgtACCCGATGGGTACTGGCCACCCGTACCCGCACCCGCCAGATCAAAATCTTACCCGTCGGGTTACCCGTACCCGCAGGCGGGTAGAAAATTCATTCCATACCCGTACCCGACGGGTAATTCTTACCCGACGGGTAATTCTTACCCAACAATATACCCGAGTTCACACACCAAAATATAATAGCTTCCAGCAAAACAAATCAACAATAAAGCAGCAAAACAGAAATATGGGCTGGTGGAGTGGAGTGAGGATGAGGATTAGGGTTTGAGGGAGTTTTGGAATATATATACTCATATGCTTATATGGGCTAAAATTGCAGAGGTTGGATATTATTTaaagagaattccttatttgacactgggaaaatgagtcgttcctttcttggccctaaaattttcttcgttccctatttgacactcacttcaactttcatccctaatttgacactaccgtcaaatccgttagctaacggtgttaactggctgttaaaaagacgtttttgcccataggaaaaaaagcggcgaagcaaatttgagagaaaaaaaaacatgcgcccgcctctgatgcatgcgcctaGCTGCAAAAAAAAAGACgtagtttttttttcctctcaaatttgcttcgccgcttttttagGGGCAAAAATAtcttttaacagccagttaacaccgttagctaatagatttgacggtagtgtcaaattagggatgaaagttaaagtgagtgtcaaatagggaacgaagaaaatttcagggccaagaaaggaacgactcattttcccagtgtcaaataaggaattctctctattATTTATACGGGTTTTTTTACCCGCGGGTATGCGGGTATGGGTAGTATACACCCACACCCGTACCCGCATACCCGATGGGTACAAGAATTCGTCCAATAACGTACCCGTGGGTGCAAAATGTCTTCCATACCCGTCTCCTTATCGGGTAAAACCCATCGGGTACTCGGATTTCGGGTACCTGTTGCCATCTTGAGTCTTGCCGTCGCTGTAGCCGCAGATGAGCACCGCCTGGCCGCCGCTCGTCCCCTTGCAGACGCCCGACGGGGGACGGTGATCCTCCCACTGCCAGTTCCCGGTCCTAGACATGTTGCAGAGGAAGGGGAGGTCGAGGACGGTGGCGCTGTGGCAGGCGTCGACGACGGCGTGCAGCTTGGCGCCGTGCACCAGCGGGCGGACAATGGTCTCGTTGATCTCGTCGTCCAGGATGGGGCCCTTCTGGAATGAGTCCAGCGGGCAGGTCCTTCTGGTCATCGGCACGCACCGGAGTTGCCCCCATGCATCAATTAGTTTCTTGAGAGAGATCGAAATGCATGCAGGATTGCATCACACGCGCgcgcgcatatatatatatagccactTAGTAAAGAATTACTGTAATCttataaattaatatagtaattatcgtaacttatAGTAGCTAcggaataagttattttatagccagctacaaggtagtagttatatatatatatatatatatatatatatatatatatatatatatagagagagagagagagagagagagagagagagacggcgcGCTTCTTGCCGTGGGCGCACGGGAAGGCGCCATGGGCGCCGCCCCCGGCCTCGTCGGCTCCGGCAATGGGAGCCGCGAGGACACCGACCGCCGGATGCGCGTCACGCCGCAGCATTGCGTGCACTGGATGGCGCGCTCGCCGGGGCACACAGTGAGGCACGCGCTGCAGTACTTGCACCGGATCGTCGCCGGGGTCCTGCTACccagtggcggatgcagaacaAGATTTAAGAGGGGGctgatctcttcttcttcctctctctctccatttttcttctttcccccacctcttcttctccatcacccttcccatatttccattgatgcaccagctgtagggggggctagagccccccagcccccccccccccccccccccccccccccccgtagaTCCACCCCTGCTGCTACCCAAGTTCATGGCGAAGCTCGGAGCTTTGTTTGCGCTGCTTGGTACGCGTTGCTTGATAGCTCCTCGTTTAGCTTGCCCTCAGACTCCTGCATTCCTCCCCTTTATAGCCAACTGAAATTCCCAAACTACTCTTACCAGATGCTGCTGCCGAAGATTGTCCCTTGTTTATGTAATTGATAATCATTAGGGTGGAGTGGGAAAAGATTTGCGTGGAAGTGATCTCCGAATGGGCAAATGATTTGAGTGGAACTGAGCATATTTTGTCCCCGAAGGATCATTTGTTATTGGGCTTTTGCTGCTGTTTTTGTTGAATAATTTATTTTCTCTAATCTGTGAAAAATTTGTGTCCGCTGGGTTTGCTTTGAGATACTTTGGCGTGGTATATAGTTGTCACAGCTACGGAAAAACATAAAATTTGAGCGATATGCTTTCACTCGAAAGGTAGCTCTAGGCTCTAGCTACATGCAttcctttttcttaaaaaaatataTCGTCCTTagctttatatcttgtaaaaagACTACAAAATGTTGTGGTCGTAAGATTCTAGTAAACACTACGCGACTTTTGAAGCACAAAAGGATCCTACCGCGTATATATTACAATCAGAAAAGGTGTAcaaacatttaaaaaaaatacattgcACAAGGTTATTATTTAGCCGTTGTTTAGTGGAAAATGAAATTCGAGCCTTGGCCCCCTGCGTAATTGTTGACGCTAAATTTGATCAGCAGACATCGGTAGAGGCTAAATCGTCCGAAGCTAGCTGCATAAGGCCTAGACACGCAGGGAAGCTAGGTCTAAACACCGAAGCCGGCCAGCATGTCAATTAGACTGATTTGACGCTTGTTGTTTGCTGATCTCGGGAAGACCATCGAGATATGCATGATAGAATGTTCTAGGTTGACAAGACCACCTAGAACGCCATCAGATCTCGTCAAGAGAAGTGTTACTCAACAAGGGGTTTGAAAAAAATTTAAGGTAGAAGATAGAAAGTAACTCTCATATAAATAGAGGGACGTTATCTTACCTCAGTAGTAAACTTATTCCACGAGAAATCTACATTGGATCTACTAGTCCCACGAGATCAGATGAGTtcccaaagaaaaagaaaaaacacgtTTTGAGGCTCGCACCGCCAAAAATGGCACAGGACCAAAACTGGCCAATAGGACGAGTTCACAGCATTCAGGTTTCATAGAGCGCATAAATCGGCGGTGTCATTCCGTATCAATCAATGCACAAAGCAGGAAAGCTGGCTCCATGTATTCACCCGGTACTGCAGCGAGTTTCTTGGATGTAATTGACTAGTTTGCCCAGTGACTTGCCTCTCAAAGCAAACACTATGGGAGACGGGAGAGCGTCAAAGTCCTTGCTAGAATTGCTGCTTCCAATGTGCTTACGCACATCTCCAAGAATTCCCTAAATATTCCTCCTAAAAAGTCTATATTTATCGACTCCTAAAAAGAttttaggagaaaaaaagaaGTTCATCTCCAATAGTTCCTAATATTTGATTTCTAAAAAATCAAATGCTGATCCCATTTGACGTTTTTTTTTCTGCAGTCTTCTTTTTTTCCACGCGAACCTCTTCGTCGCCGCGCGTatccatgccgccgccgcctgcaTCCATCGTGTTGCCCTAGCCCGGCAGTCGACAACCAGCCAAGCTGGCGACAGCGGCCGGCCACctagcaaacaaacagagcatGCATTCTTCGTGAAGCAACTCCTCCACATCGAGCGGCTTCAACCGTTCTACGGTACGGTTCTACTTGTACCACAAAACTTCACTACGTTTACTCTGATTTCGTTGGGTCGAGAACGTGTCCCATGAAGATGACGACACCAGACACCTCCTCCACCACAAAGAACGCAAACGGATGGTCGGCGACAAAATTGACAGGGTGCCTATAACTACAACAGAGCAATCTCATCATGCAAGCAGAAGAGGCCGCTGCTTCTGTGCCTTCCTCGTTCACCTCGATGACCGCCTTGTGGAAAACATGCTCCAACACCAGTTCGGTCCTGCCCTCCAGCATGTCTGAGAGGTCGGCA
It encodes:
- the LOC136465428 gene encoding metacaspase-1-like encodes the protein MTRRTCPLDSFQKGPILDDEINETIVRPLVHGAKLHAVVDACHSATVLDLPFLCNMSRTGNWQWEDHRPPSGVCKGTSGGQAVLICGYSDGKTQDGNRSSQTPEACATVEAMTHSFIKAVECEPQGVTYGRLLTSMKAIMTNAGGCNQLQGPIGAGAPARKVANFSGVQEPNLSCSEMFDVYREPFAL